Within Sphingomonas morindae, the genomic segment TGCCCCCGGGGCCGGCGACCGGTGACGTCGCGGCGGCGCCATTTTCGTCGATATAGTCGATCGTCCTCGGCGTCTCGCCGCGGGTGCAGAGCTGCTTGCCCGTCCGCGCGCGATCGTCATTCTCGTCGAAATGCTCCCAATAGGCGCTGAAGCGCAGCCGCGCATCGGGTTCCCAGCGGGCCGAGAGCCGCGTCGAGTAGAGATCGCGGCCATTCACCCGCCGCTGGGTGACGGTGTTGAAGTCATAGCCGTTGCGCTTGGTCCAGGCGCCGGCGAGGCGAAGCGCGAAATTGTCGCCGCTCGGAATGTTGATGTGGCCGCTCACGCGCTTGCTGGCGTAATTGCCGGTCTCGCCCTGCAGGGTGGTGGTCCATCGTCCCAGTTCGGGCGCGTGCGGGATCATGTTGACCACGCCCGCCGTCGCGTTCCGGCCATAGAGCGTGCCCTGCGGCCCGCGCAGCACCTCGACCCGCGTCACGTCAAAATATTCCTGCTCGAACAGGCGGTTGCGGATCAGCGTCGAGGAGTTGAAATTGACCGCAACCGCCGGATCGGCGGTCACCGAAATCGCCTTGGTGCCGACGCCGCGGATGGTGAAGTTGTAGCCGGTGAAATTATCCTTGGAGAAGGACACGTTCGGAATGCCGCGCAGCAATTCCGAGCCGCCCTCGATCTTCTGGTCGTTGAGATCCTTGGCGCTGAAGGAGGAGATCGCCGCCGGCACGTCGATCAGCCGTTCGGAGACTTTCTGGGCGGTGACCACGATCTCGTTGGCGTTCCGGCTCGGCGGATCGGTGTCGGCGGCCCGCTCGGCCGGCTCGGCGGCGGGGTGCGCCGGCGTCGGCCGCGGCGTGTCCGGCCGCGCGGCGGGGGCCGGCTGGTGCGCGACCGGACGCAGCACGATGGTGCTGCCGGCGTCGGAGGCGATCTCGAGGCCCAGCGGGGTGATCATCCGCCGCAGCGCGCCGCGCACATCCTGCTCGCCCTGCACCGCCTGCACGGTCAGGCCGCGCAGCCGCGCGGAGGCGGTGATGATCTGGATGCCCGCCTGCCGCGCGAATGCCGGAATGGCATCGACGGCCGGCTGCGGCGGGATGTTGAACGACCGAACCTGCCCCCAAACAGGCGCGCTGGCGGCCAGCGCGAGCACAAGCCCTGTGCTTTCCAATAATCTTCGTGCCGTGATGGATGTGATCACGAAACCCCCCTCAGTGCGTGATGGGGGCGCCCCTCCGCTCCCCCATCCGCTAGGAGTTGCGAGCCGCGCTTTTCCTCCAGCGCGCCGCGAAGTTTTTTTGGGGTGGCAGAGCCGGGCCGAGAATGTCAGCCGATCAGAATGCGATCCGGTTCGGTGCGGATGGCGACGCCGAATGCGGTGCCGATCGCCCGGGCGAAGCCCGCCGCGTCATCGGCCGCATAGACGCCGCTGATCGTCTCGCGCGCCAGCGCCGGATCGCGCAGGATGAGGGGGCGCGCGCTGTAGCGGGCAAAGGCCTGCACGGCATCCCCCAGCGCCTCGTCCCGGAACGCGATCTGCCCCTGCATCCAGGCCAGCTCGCGCGCCAGCTGGTCCGCCGAGCAGCGCTCGATCTGGCGGTCCAGCCGCGCCGCCGGCGCCAAGGCCAGGCGGTGCTGCTGCTCCAACCGCACGCCGCGCACCCCGGCCGGGCCGGAAATGTCGACAAAGCCGCGATGTACCGTGGCTTCGGGACGGCGGCCGGGCAGATCGCTGACGAAGAGCAGCGCGGTGGCCGCCTCGAGCCGCCAATCGCCGACGCGCAGACATGTGCGGGAGGCCGGTCCGCCGGCGGCCGCGAGCAGCACCTCGCCGCGATCCAGCCGAAGGTCCCGCGCGCCGAACCAGTTTCTGCTCTGCACCTCCGAAAGCGTGTTGAGCGTGATCCGCGATCCGTTTTCCAGCACGACCTCGCGCCGCTCGCCGCGCGCGGTGGCATAGACATGCGTCGCGGTGAGGCCATAGCCGATCGCGCCGGCGCCCAAGGCCGCCGCCAGCGCCCCGCCGCCCGACATGAGCAAGCGACGCCGGCTAAGCGGCCGCTCTTGTGGCGAAGACTGGTCAGGATCGAGGAGGGGCTCGTGCGACGAAATCGCATCGTCGCGCGCCAGCCAGGCCCGTGCGCGGGCCAGCGCGCCCAATCTGCTGGGATTCTCGCCGAGCCAGGCTTCAAGGGTCGTCGCGTCTTCTTCGGAGAGCGGACCGCGGTCCATACGAGCCGCCCACGCGGCGGCCGCCTTATTGATCGTGCTTGGCGCTTCGCGATCCTGCATTCAGCCTGCCGTTCCCGATGCTTTTTCTCTTATAAGATCCGGAGCCCCTGTCTCCGCCCTGGCGTTCGGACCATTCCATCACGAGCGATACGCCCTTCGCAATATGCTTCTCGACGGTGCTTTCCGAAATGCGCATCCGCTCGGCAATTTCGCGCTGCGAGAGGCCATGGACGCGCCGCATGACGAAGGCGGCGCGCACGCGCGCGGGCATCGCCCGGAGGACGATGGCCAGCCGCCGCACCTCGTCGCGCGCGACGGCAATCCGCTCCGGCGAAAGCGCGTCCACCGGCTCCGCCGCGACGACGGACTCAAGCGACTCGAACGGCACGATGCGGGCACGCCGTTCGTCCCGCAGCACCAGCGAGTGCGCGATCCTGAACAGATAGGCTCTTGGCGTATGCAGATCGTCCAGGCGCTCGCGCGCGGCAAGGATGGCGTAGCTTTCCTGCACCACGTCCGAGACTTCGTGCGGGTCGAGCCGACGGCGGCGAAGCCACGCGCAGAGGCA encodes:
- a CDS encoding FecR family protein, encoding MDRGPLSEEDATTLEAWLGENPSRLGALARARAWLARDDAISSHEPLLDPDQSSPQERPLSRRRLLMSGGGALAAALGAGAIGYGLTATHVYATARGERREVVLENGSRITLNTLSEVQSRNWFGARDLRLDRGEVLLAAAGGPASRTCLRVGDWRLEAATALLFVSDLPGRRPEATVHRGFVDISGPAGVRGVRLEQQHRLALAPAARLDRQIERCSADQLARELAWMQGQIAFRDEALGDAVQAFARYSARPLILRDPALARETISGVYAADDAAGFARAIGTAFGVAIRTEPDRILIG
- a CDS encoding RNA polymerase sigma factor gives rise to the protein MALRNLLEIGSALKRPLTEKVSLERARWFDRHILPHEPCLCAWLRRRRLDPHEVSDVVQESYAILAARERLDDLHTPRAYLFRIAHSLVLRDERRARIVPFESLESVVAAEPVDALSPERIAVARDEVRRLAIVLRAMPARVRAAFVMRRVHGLSQREIAERMRISESTVEKHIAKGVSLVMEWSERQGGDRGSGSYKRKSIGNGRLNAGSRSAKHDQ